CTATAAGTTTCATTATATAATCAGCTGCACGTCCGGAGTTACACTTTAAGGGGAGTTTAATATTTTGGAAATCTGAAGGGTCGCTGACTTCCTGCTGTTAATGCCGGTTACCTGGCTGCCATGTTGGTCACTGGCTGGAATATGCAGACCAGGAAACCTGCCATTGGTCTGACTTcgcttgctgcatgcttgttctaatTAAACAGATACAGCCAGGCATTGGACATTTTCAGAAATTGTGCCTCGTGTGGTCACATGATACCAACCTTCATCCTAAGTGCTTCCGGTTCTGTTTGTCCACTCCGACCACAACGTTGTTATAACTTCCACCTGCAATGCAGAGGTCAGAGGTCAGTGGATGGCAATCATAGCATTCATTAGAGAGGAAGATCGCAGCTCAGTGATTGGTGGGAAATAATGGGAGGGGCCTAGCACAGCCAAGGCATCTACAAAAATCTGAATGGTGAAATCAGTCCCTGCTTCCTATAGGTCAGCCTGGGTCTGGCTCCTCCCATCAGGAACACACAGGTGAACATTTAGCAGATTTCATCCTCGTGTTGTCAGCTGTTGGCAGGAAATCTGACCGGGGACAGAACTAATTAGAATAAGCCAATTACAGCACAGTGCAATCTGCCCCCCCCACTGGACAGAATGTTCCATGCTCATACCGGTGAGATCCGATTGGAGGGTCGGTGCTCTCGGGGGTTGGGCTTAGGCTGTGCACTTGTGTAATTTACCCAGAATCCCTTTCTGCCggtctgaatatatatatttagaaatttttCATGTTTACTATTTGCAGCCAGTAGGGGGAGCTTGGGGTTCTTTCCATGGTTCACAGAAACTATGCTTCTTCACCAGCATACTAAACTGAAActcagattacacacacagctgaatGATGCTGAGCACTGACTGCTCCCCTTCCTTCTGATTGGCTCAGTCTGAAGTTTCGATGACAGACAGACGGTCTGAAGGAAAGCAGCTGAGGCACAGCCACAGGCGGGGGGACGGGAAATGAGTGTTGTGTGCAGAGTTCAGGGTTTGGTGGGGCTGCACCCTACAGCTTGGGGCCCTCTTCATATGGAGGGAGTGGGGCCCTGAATTTAAATGTCATCTCCTTGGTGATATGGGGAAGAGGGGTAAAAGGAAGAAGAGGGGGCAGGGTTATTCATGTGACTCACCGTGATATTCTTTGGGGTATTTCAGCCTCAGGTTTCTCCCATCtggaataaaatgcataaaagatGAAATCTGCAGCAGATCTGCAGGTGAATGGCGTCAGGGCCATGGAATGAGAAAATCTGGGAAATTCTCTCACCTGAGTTTCCTTTTTGCTTGATGCACTGCCCTCGGTTGGGGATGCCCTCAGCCGGGCTGCCGGGGTTAATGATGTGGCATTCATATCCTGTAGGGCAGTGGAGGGGCTCATCCCCATCCTCAGTGGTGCTGCAGGCTTCAGCTGTGGGTGAGAACACAGAGAAAGCTCAGGCACTGCGGCACCTGCTGGTTGGGAAGGGGTACTACCCTCAATGGAAGTCTGACAAACTATTGGCAAGGATGGAGTACAACACACAGTGAAATGCTGACACCTAGTGGCCTAATAGGGGCACTCAATAAACGTCTGACAACCTATTGGCCAGGGAGTACTAAACACAATGAAAGGTCTGACACCTCGTGGATTGGGAATGGTACTACACTCAAAGGAAATCTGACAACCTATTGACTAgtgtccccagagacccccaaactcctcatacacgctcctatcatctctcgtctagactactgtaacctcctcctctcttgtATTCCACTAATTCCAGACTCATCAgtccttcctacctacctacctcatacacagccttcccacctacctaccccatacacagcctgcccacctacagttcttgtcccacttacctttctgacctgatagatttatcccccccctagctgctctcttcacttctccaatgacctactaataacctcctcacacgcacagctcaaagacttttctagagctgtcctgaccctctggaatggtctcctcttcctattcagcttgcttctactttctgctcatttaaaacccaacgcttccccctcacctacccgtcttcttctgtctcctaaatcctcactactccccaccattccatatcccctcctattgtgtgatacttcccccacctcctagattgtaagctctttggggcagggtcctctcctcctgtgtcactgtctgtatatgtctgtcatttccaacccatatttaatgtacagcgctgcgtgatatgttgccgctatataaatcctgtttattaggaacaataataataatagtgagtACCACACACAGTGAaatactgccacctagtggctgcaAAAGAGTCCTACATCCAATGCAAATCTACGTATTGGCTAGGAGTACAAATTAACAGTCAAATGCTGACACCTAATGGCTAGAAAGGAGTACTACACCCAATAGAATTCTGACAACCTACCGTATTGGCTAGGGTGGAGTACAACACAGTGAAATGTTGACACCTAGTGGCTGGAAAGGAGTATTACACCCAATGCAAGCCTGAATACCTATCGGCTAGGGTGTACAACACACAGTGAAATGTTGACACCTAGTGGCTGGAAAGCAGTACTACACCCAATGCAAGTCTGAATACCTATTGGCTAGGGTGGAGTGCAACAAACAGTGAAATTTTGACACCTAGTGGCTGGAAAGGAGTACTACACCTGTTTAAAGTCTAACATTTGCAGCAACCCATCAAAGGATTTATTTAATATAAGAAATTTTTATATAAGAAATCCTGAAATAAATTTCCATCAGTGttggtatttctttttaacatctGACTTCTTATACAAAGCCAAAGCTcccttgtttttgtttctgtgataTCTGAGCATCTATTCTGAGCATTCTATACCCCCATCTGTTGTGTGCGGCTCTCctgcacctcttagattgtaagctctgtgggtcagtgtcctctcctcctctggtgTTATGGATTGTActattatgcaggtttgtcatctgcagccctcATATAATAAGCAATATTCCCCGTCCCAGCAGGTCAGAGATCCGATCGCCCTCACCATGAGTTGGGTTTATATTAGAGAAATAAATGCCCCAGCTGGGGCAATATAACACTTCATACCTTGTAAGACCTCCTCGGGTCCGTCCAATAACCAGCCATTTCCACCCAACCAGCGTGGCTTCGGCTGAACCAGCCAATCCAGAACTGCAGAGAGAAGAGAATATTATGGGATACAAAGATCTATAGGTGTGACAACGCTGTGTTACCATGGGCACAATACACAGACActgcccactgttgtcaccatcaggaaactcaTCGTGAGAAATGCCAGGGGGCCACTGGGCTAATTTAATAAAGACttgagaagaaagactatcatgggaaaacctgggagatccagcagacctggaatggatctggtcaaaaattgaaaacttttcccaaatattagcaaatcattttaggaaatccattccaggtttgctggatcacccaggttccccctattatggtttatcttctccagactgCAGGAGGaaagaaggtgacaacagtgttTTATGAAAGTGTCCCATGCACTATCCCCTCCCCCTCTCTCTGCCCCGCACTGGGTATTTGGGGTCCCCCTCATACCTGGGGGGGGCTGCACAGATTCCAGGCAGGCGTAGATGCATCCATTGAAGCAGCAGCGTTTGTGTCTCTCGCACTCGGAGTCGGAGCGGCAGCTCAGCACCTCGCAGGCCCGGTCAGGGAGGGTttgtgggggtggggggcagcGGTCGTTCTTTTGGTAGTTGGTGTTATGGGGGTGCAGGGGGTACTCATAGTCCTGGGGGTGAGAAGAAATATTAGGAGGGGCAGCCATATCTGTCCTGTGCCAGTGTGTAAGATATAATGAAAGATTATTACAGCCAATAGGAGAGCGCCTGCTGCGTACCCTAGTAACCCCCCCAAATATATACTATCACAACCATTCATAAGATTCACTGCCCCCTCCCCCGCTGTATATACCAAACCTGAGCATTCACCTGTACTATAGGATATATTGGTCAGATCTGAAGGGAATTCAGCAGCCAACCAATCAAAAAAGATGATTGTTTTTGGAGGGTTCTGATTGGACATATCTTGGGAGGTGCAGGAAGTCTCTGAGGACGATTATAATGGATTCATAGAGAAATGAAGGTGAGGTATTGGGGGGACTTCCTGTCTGGTGTTGGAGGGATGGCACATTTGGCATTCATAGGACTTCAATGAACGATAGCGGCGTATTTCAGGCACATGGACCAGGCAAAGGTTTAATAATCCATTTCATCCGGGGGCTCTGCTGACCTCAGCACTCCGGTGGCCCCTCCTAAACCACAACATGGACATGGGAGCCATGACAAGCTCCGCCCCATGTCCTCAGCCGAACCCGCAGGACCCCAGACAGCTGGGAGTGACCCCCCCCCGGGACCGCTGAGTCATCCCAAACACCGCAAAACCAACTGAGCCCCGAGGAGCCCAAATACAGCCACATGGAGGGCCAAACCCGTACAATCCGCAGATCACCCCATAGAGGGTTTTCCTGGGGTGTCCCCGGTGCTGCAGAATGGGGGCACCAAAAACATCAGATTGGAGGAAAACATAATCTGCCTCTGTGCGCCACCCATTGGTTGCCAATCAGATCAGCTATTAGCTAGGAGAATCGACAGATCATCCAATCCCACGCCAGCGGATCACCACAACTCAACAGATTGGAGGAGGGGTTAGTTGGGTACAGGTTGAGGTTATGGGTGAGAGGTTAGTAGGGGGTTAGGGGGAGGGGTTAGGCGGAGGTTGGGGTTTAGGGTGGGGAGTTAGGGTTTGGGGGGAGGGGTTTAGGGAGGGGTCAGGGATTAGGGAGTGGGGTAGGTGGAGATTAGGGGGAGGGGTTAGGCGTAGGTTGGGGATTAGGGTGGGGGGATAGGTGGAGGTTACAGATTAGGGGGAGGGGTTAGGCATAGGTTGGGGTGAGAGGTTTAGGGAGGGGTCAGGGATTAGGGTGGGGGGATAGGTGGGGGTTGGGGTGAGGGGTCAGGGATTAGGCTGGGGGGTGATAGGTGGGGGTTGAGGCTGCAGCATTGGGcaggaataaatatatagattgtgGACCCCTGGGGTGACCCCTCTGGGATGATTTACATTCTGTGCGGGGTAATCAGTCACCCAGCCTCTCCATCCAGCAGTGGCCCCGAGATTCCCCTATGGCAGGATCAATCCATCCAGGCCGCCACCTCTGCATGCCTTCCCATAATCCCCTGGTATTGGGTTCATGGTTGCCGGCTTCCTATTGGTTGTCTATATTTACCCTGATTTATTGGTCGGGGCGGAGTGGCAGCGAGGGGTGCAGACAGGTGGAGAGCTCCCACTGACAGCAATTTATTTTCACAATTAGAATGAGAGAACAGAGAAAAATCTACAGAATCCTCCAAAATATCATGTGTCACATGACCTGACCCAGGCCTCCTTACCTCATACACCACTGGATCAGAACAGACCATGTGACCAATGCCATGGagcccagggtacaggacaagagaagtggtactgtgcagagtccatacatacagggaacaaatactgagaattacaccgggtacaggacaagagaagcggtactgtgcagagtccatacatacagaataagaacagatactgagaattacacccggggtacaggacaagagaagtggtactgtgcagagcccatacatacagagaacagatactgagaattacacccggggtacaggacaagagaagtggtactgtgcagagcccatacatacagagaacagataccgagaattacccTGAAATTCTTTCACCCCCTCATACCC
The genomic region above belongs to Pyxicephalus adspersus chromosome 9, UCB_Pads_2.0, whole genome shotgun sequence and contains:
- the WFDC1 gene encoding WAP four-disulfide core domain protein 1 isoform X1 → MVCSDPVVYEDYEYPLHPHNTNYQKNDRCPPPPQTLPDRACEVLSCRSDSECERHKRCCFNGCIYACLESVQPPPVLDWLVQPKPRWLGGNGWLLDGPEEVLQAEACSTTEDGDEPLHCPTGYECHIINPGSPAEGIPNRGQCIKQKGNSDGRNLRLKYPKEYHGGSYNNVVVGVDKQNRKHLG
- the WFDC1 gene encoding WAP four-disulfide core domain protein 1 isoform X2 — its product is MADYGWSWRSVLAALCSLLLCTYSCSARSLRKRALHLRVSDAKYDDYEYPLHPHNTNYQKNDRCPPPPQTLPDRACEVLSCRSDSECERHKRCCFNGCIYACLESVQPPPVLDWLVQPKPRWLGGNGWLLDGPEEVLQAEACSTTEDGDEPLHCPTGYECHIINPGSPAEGIPNRGQCIKQKGNSDGRNLRLKYPKEYHGGSYNNVVVGVDKQNRKHLG